The Eleginops maclovinus isolate JMC-PN-2008 ecotype Puerto Natales chromosome 3, JC_Emac_rtc_rv5, whole genome shotgun sequence genome includes a region encoding these proteins:
- the LOC134861254 gene encoding gastrula zinc finger protein XlCGF57.1 has protein sequence MKSTKKKSLQNKAKRGEKQQYVLRVKTECEPEEEVHTGNREGLTIQIKEEPLSQEISEEQNGHSSCCSDTKQDTEACRSDVQQQIKEEWDSEHQPDHDLTEAAVKEEPDSWIKEERDSEGEASHIQDGEGQEDCKESPSDFYPCPHCDVSFTDLDFLEKHVKWVHQKEYLAKLKKCLSSRALNLIPKHPCTVCSSTFTSKVNLRDHIRKDHPSAPPRRLFPCPTCARSFQYLKNLKNHCQRWHSMSVVTKGGHLSCSKCGKSFKATWGQGPHLCHEQQHTEAEDKPICLNVGVQCPECGKMIGTPQSLEDHMRTHTGDRPYVCKDCGRRFVERSGWRQHMKIHLGEKTYKCQVCGKAFLRSHHLKCHLTTHSGKKEYSCSECGKEFGFKSSLNLHIRTHFSEKPFHCNVCGKDFITKRNLRVHSKVHNIEKAHQCGDCGLKIRDFGALKIHLRTHTGERPYHCTVCGNRFIRLSHLRNHQRIHTGEKPYKCTECDKSFIQSGDLAKHKRIHSGEKPFECPECHNRFTSSGDLGKHRRSHTNLRPYTCEECGKSFRLSGHLKTHMLTHTGEKPYSCPNCLRRFARSHHLSGHVAKCR, from the exons ATGAAATCCACCAAGAAGAAGTCTttgcaaaacaaagcaaagagaggagagaaacaacaGTATGTTCTCAGGGTGAAAACTGAATGTGAACCAGAGGAGGAAGTGCACACTGGTAATAGAGAGGGCCTGACCATCCAAATCAAGGAGGAACCACTATCACAGGAGATCAGTGAGGAGCAGAATGGACACTCATCATGCTGCTCGGACACTAAGCAGGACACTGAGGCATGCAGGTCAGATGTTCAGCAACAAATAAAGGAGGAGTGGGACTCTGAGCATCAGCCGGATCATGATCTCACTGAAGCTGCTGTAAAGGAGGAACCAGATTCCTGGATtaaagaagagagagacagtgaggggGAAGCAAGTCACATCCAGGATGGCGAGGGACAGGAGGACTGCAAAG AGTCACCGTCAGACTTCTATCCTTGTCCTCACTGTGATGTCTCCTTCACTGACCTGGACTTCCTGGAGAAGCATGTCAAGTGGGTCCATCAGAAGGAGTATCTCGCCAAGCTGAAAAAATGCCTCTCAAGCCGCGCATTAAACCTCATCCCCAAACACCCTTGCACCGTCTGCAGCAGCACCTTTACATCTAAAGTAAACCTTAGGGACCATATACGTAAAGACCACCCTTCTGCCCCTCCTCGCAGACTCTTCCCCTGTCCAACTTGTGCGCGCAGCTTCCAGTACCTGAAGAATCTGAAGAATCACTGTCAACGCTGGCACAGCATGTCCGTGGTGACCAAAGGAGGACATCTCAGCTGCTCCAAGTGTGGAAAGAGTTTCAAAGCTACCTGGGGTCAAGGGCCGCATTTGTGTCATGAGCAGCAACACACAGAAGCCGAGGATAAGCCAATATGTCTGAATGTTGGTGTGCAGTGTCCAGAGTGTGGCAAGATGATAGGCACACCTCAAAGCCTGGAGGatcacatgcgcacacacacggGTGACCGGCCGTATGTCTGCAAGGACTGTGGCCGGAGGTTTGTGGAGCGCAGCGGTTGGAGGCAACACATGAAAATACACTTAGGGGAGAAGACATACAAATGCCAGGTGTGTGGGAAGGCCTTTTTAAGGTCGCATCACCTCAAATGCCACTTAACCACACACTCCGGGAAGAAGGAATACTCGTGTTCTGAATGTGGAAAGGAGTTTGGattcaagtcaagtctgaatCTCCACATTAGGACGCACTTCAGTGAGAAACCTTTTCATTGCAATGTGTGCGGGAAGGACTTCATCACCAAGAGAAACCTGAGGGTTCACTCCAAAGTCCACAACATTGAGAAAGCTCACCAGTGCGGTGACTGTGGGCTGAAGATTCGAGACTTTGGGGCTTTGAAAATACACCTGCGGACACACACCGGAGAAAGGCCTTACCACTGCACAGTCTGCGGCAATAGGTTCATTCGCCTATCACATCTGCGGAACCACCAACGCATACACACTGGAGAAAAACCCTACAAATGCACTGAATGCGACAAGAGTTTCATTCAGTCAGGTGATCTGGCGAAACATAAGAGGATACACTCTGGGGAAAAGCCCTTTGAATGCCCAGAGTGCCACAATCGTTTCACCTCGTCCGGTGATCTGGGCAAGCACAGGAGGAGTCACACTAACCTGCGTCCCTACACTTGTGAAGAATGTGGAAAAAGCTTTCGTTTGTCAGGACATCTTAAAACTCACATGTTAACTCACACAGGCGAGAAGCCGTATTCCTGCCCTAACTGCCTGCGCAGGTTTGCTCGCTCTCATCATCTCTCTGGGCACGTGGCTAAATGTCGCTGA